tttcctttttaaactCAAGTAGAATTTCACCAAAGAAAGACAATACCCAGTCAAGTAATAGgaattaaaaaagaatacattgCTTTGgtcttaagaaaaaaatatccctCAAACCTTTTCAGCATTAGTTGTATTTCTGCATGTctacttttatacattttcttaatgttaaagttgtttttaaatctgacattaTGGTATACATATTCAGTTCTCTTACATCTTGCCAAAATGTCACAGTAAATATATTCACAGTACTTAAATTGCAGGTGTTCCTTGGGTGTTCACTGGTTGCCGAATTCTTATTGTAAGAGCTTAGGTATGGAAGTGTTCAAGATAAAGTTAAAACAGTCCATGAAAAGATTAGGCATTCAACCCAGACTTTCCATTCTATTGGCCTCTTCTGTAAAGATTACACCTCTTTCCTCCATTCTTTCCCAACCCATTCAGGGTCCActgtttttcccattttatgGAAAGGTATTGTTTTCTGGTGGGGGCCTATGGGCCCCATGGTTTGCAACATTGGGCACCACCACAAATGCCAGGATCCCCACCAGCATCAGGGCCACCGCCACTGTGATAATGGCCGCCACCGCAGCATAGTAGCACTGGTCAGAGCGAAAGAGTTGCCGCATGCGACCCCTAACCCTGCTGGGGGGCCGCCCCACGTCCACGATGGTGGCCTGGGTGTGGCCAAGCTCCAGGCTGGCACCCCTTTCACCCAGTGGCCCCTCCTGCACCTTCTTCTTGAAGGTGGGGAGGGTGAGGCTGGGCTTGGAGCTGCTGTGGGTGCCAGCCAGGGGCTTCTTCAGGACCAGTTTTCCCTTGCTGCGCTTGAAGCGCACAGACTGCGCTCTCTGCATATCGGGGGGCAGCTTGCGGAATATATCCTGGTTGGTGCCCAGATGTGGCAGGTCTCGGCCGTGGGGCAGATCGGTGAGTTCTCGGCACACAGGGCAGGTCAGGGATTTGATCTCGGGTGAGGACACATTGATGCGAGCGAGGCACTCCAGGCAGAAAGTGTGGCCACAGGACAGAAGCTTGGGTGTTTTGAAGATGTTATCGTAGGTGCAGAAACACACCACGCACTCAGTGTCCCCCACATCGTCCCCTTCTTCGGCAGAGCCCCTTTggccctccttctctctctctctcccatcctcGCTTCTTCCtcgctccctcctctcccctctgtccctctcataGTCTCCCCTCTGCctggcctccctccctctcctctcagcATCGCTGCTCCTGCTGCGGCCGACTCCCttcctctctcgttctctctctcgccctggCCTGCCGCTGGCTTTGCCCTTGCTTTCGGCTTTGGGTTTTTCATTCAGCAGCTGTTTGAGCTTGGCCCCTTGGCTGCCATGGtcattcgctctctctctctcatcactcATTGTGCAGGACTTGAAataaagaagagagaaaaatacaggAGGACATTAAATGATGAAATCATTTAACAGAACATCATCTTTATAAAGCCTTTTTTGTAAAGGCTGTGGAACACAAGGATACAGGTATTAGTGCGGGTGGTACTGGTAGTAATAGTAGttatagtagtagtaatatGATGCAGATCTCCCCAGTACTCTAGTTccaatttttaataataataatcctcaATTCCTCATCATCATGGACTGATATTAAACGGCACCTGTCATCCCAGGATCTGAAAGGTAATGTGATATTAAGCGCATTTTGTCCTGTTATCCAGAACTTATTCTCATAAGAATTAGTCTAAAGCCGCAGTTACACAGCAGGATAAAGACCATCAAACTGTATCAAGGGTGATCATAATTTTGCTGTTTCCATTTCTGTGCAGCTTAAATAAACCTGGGACTGTAAACTCAGCCAACATTGCAAAATAAACGAAGGATTACAAACAATTATTTCAGGGCTCCGTTCCCTTTTTTGTAATGAGGTACAGGAGCCCTGTAAGCTTAAACTTGTATGTCAATAGGCTCTTGTGAATATTGTATTGGTATGTCAAATTTTTGCTAACATGTGGTCAAAAACCGTATTTTCTCATGACTTCAAGTAAGCTGATATTCCTTTTCCTTTCCCTACCATCATCCCATCTTgccaaaaccagaaaaaaaaacatttttgttaaatgcaaaagtatggACAGTGGCGTCAAAAGAGGACAAAAATATTCATGGAATGTTGTGAAGCAACAATTCTCAAATAGCAGCTCAAAAAGCCACTGCTTAGTTTTACATATGCAAATAACAAATGCTTTCAACAAATGTTTATTCTTTCATCTAGGGTTACTGATTTTGgactatattacattacattacaggcattaagcagactctcttatccagagcgacatacaacaagtgcatcagttcaaagtgcagaggtgcataaaaacacactagagtgaagtaaagatcgtagtgccagaagtgaccacatagatcaggactccaaccctgtagggtaacctgttcagcaaataaacaaaacaatcctgccaagtacaaaactagcactagCACAgttgtgtatacatatataacCAGTGACGCAGTTCCTGCACATGTCACAGTGATTCAGCATCCAGAATAAATATTTGATCCTTTATCTGTGGCTGAGTGGAACTGAGAAAAAAGTACCAGACACATGGTCCTCTGAGATATGAATGAGGAAacatgtgcgtgtctgtttggTTAGGCTCTGACCAGGCTGTCTGGCTAccactgttttattgtttcctgACTGGACAACAGTGAGTGCAGGCTACttaatttgaaaagcaaatacACTGAATCAATAAGGAATGGCCTTTGGGAATGTTTGACCATGTCGTACTGTATGCATAACAGTCCCTTGGTTGTTGACAGTATTTTTGTTTAGTTAAATTCTGAATGGATTCTTTGTCTTGAAAGGGTCTGGGTGACTGCCAAAGAAATATTAGGTTGCTACCTGCCAGTGCACTTTGTCAATTTATGACATATGATAATTCTTAAGTTACCATTAAAAGCAGCACTGAACGGAAACAAGcataacatataaataaattacctGACGGAACACGAACAATTAATAAACGTAAAGTTGTAAAGAtcagtaataaataatgaagtcGTATCGCCAACAGTGTATCAACATTTTCGTGTAATCATATATTTCGTAATGTTGTTCTCGGCCAAAATTGTAGCCTAACCAGCTACAGCGTAGTGACAGCTTCGAAAAAAATCCTCAGAAAGGCTTACATGTTTTGCCCTGTGGTGGTAGGTTCAATGTCACTCAGTGGCCGTCCAGGGCAGGAGTTTGATCCGAGTATCGTATTCCATATACCGCTTGCTTGTGCGAGTTGAAGTGGCGTTTTATCACAGCTTCGCACAAAATACACGGGCAGCCgcacaaataaacagaacagGTCACTCATACGCACGCCCTACTTCTTCagtctcctgctcctcctcttgtCTGACTTCTCTTTGTTTCTTTACTTCATTCCAGGTTTCACTCTCAGTGGCACCCAGAATTTCCTCTTCTTAGTTTCCTCCCTCGTTCTCCTCCTTGTTGGACCAGTTGGTCCAGTCTGTGCCATTTGAAGCCTTATCTCAGCGTGAATGCGCGGAACGTGTGGGTAAAACTGGATTACTTGCGCTCTTGCTCTcctgtattcttttttttccgtaTTACCGGTTGACTTGTGAAGAGTCTTCTGGAACATTCAACGTGTGTGTTATTGCTGGACATGACTAAATAGCCTATACAATACATGAAGCCTCAAGTACGAACTTACACACCATGTAACATGTGACAGTACAGCAgtcctgtcatttttttaaatgtgatatgGGACAATGACGTTTTACATTAAACATGGAAAATTCCACTCTGACTTGGCATGTCatatactgcattactgctgAATAATAGTGGTTTGGCACAAGTGCAAATAAATAGCTGAAGAACAAGAGCACTGTTATTGGGTAGTTATTTAATTAACAGCAAGGGTAGATTACTGGTAAGGAAATGTACTGGTGCTGGTAAATATGTAATGAATGAGAGGCCACAGCAGAGGCATAGTAGAGCATGGTGGGTAGAGTTATACAATAATGGTACAGCACAGCAGTGAGTAGTAGTGGTGTGGTAGCACTGTGGAGTAGGTGAACTTGTCCAGCAGAGGTGTAGGGTAATATTAATGCCCTGCAATTTGTATCTGCTCATTCCAAATGTAACCTAGATTTTAATTATTCTTCCAATTTAATCCACTGCATGTACAGTAGTTTAATACAGTAGTAGTTCAGTACAACAGCAGTTCTGTGCAGTGGTTTAGTACCTGACAGTTCCTTCCCTGACTGAATTTCCTCATTCTGATTATTGATTCACAAGTAATCCATAGTCAGCAAAATCATTGGCTACTCCAATAAGAAAGCAAATAATCTCAATAGAGCTATGAAAAACAGTGGTCATGATTTCTAATACTAAACAAACCTGCAGCAACACATATCCTTCAAGATTCTATTGACACTGCAATGTCTGATCATTAAAAACTTAATGATCACGGATTCTTACTTGGTGACAGAcgtaaatgcacacatgcactcactatCCATGTGGCTACCcgtgaaaaaaaagcaaagctgcATTTTTCTTgttgtaaaacatttaattgtatttttacaaatacttTTCAAAGTAACTGCAAAAAAAGGCAGTCTGTGACAAATAGGCATACGATCAGTGTAGTGTTAATCACGTGTTCATTTAGTGTCAGACTGGCCTGGCCCGGAAACAACCAGTCACGCACAGCCCAGGTGAACCAGCTAAACCGGTTTGTGTTGCTGGACCAATTAACTTACAGCCGTCTGGTGGTCATTAGACATATTGCAGGACAAAGTACGGCATGACCAGTAATATACAAAAAGTGATTGGCTAACTTTactggttttgttttctgttgcctACAGTTCCACCCTTCTGGCCCCTATAGTGTGAGGTGTTACACGCATTTACTTAACATGGTGCATCACTTGTAATATGTGAACACGAACAGAGCTTTGCAGTTTTACAGGTTATAGCAGTGAAGAAGTCGCCTGGACATGCTCAGTAAACTGAGCTAAATCACACGGTTCATTGTGGGCACCATGTTGCACTTCTACAGATGACCGGCCAAAAATGTATTAAGTCAGCTGTCTATTTTTGACGCCAGGCAATGTGCTCTTGTCCATACTATAATCATGAATTAACATATCATCACTCATCATCATTCGGTTTTCCAGCTGCTAAATTAGGccagctgtatttttttattagctttttTCTAAAATAGTGGGCATAACTGGTTTGCACATTTTGCTCCATGTTATTCCAGAAAAACTGAGGGGGATGACCATGTGGAGCGGATGTGTGAAGATGTGTGACAGATCACTGTAGCGCTGATCCTCCTCAAGTGAACTAAACCCAGTCCATGCATTTGTGTTACTTCAAAAGTAGAATGGAAGTACGCACTGTGttagaaatatgaaaatgatgcttgtttattgatttttgtaCAGTGTGAAATAGTTGGCCTGATCTGATAAGCTCACTGTGCTAGAGTTCACTGTGTCCAAAGTTCAAAGCTACTTCCTCTCAGTAGACTGAGTTGATCCTGAAATCACCAATGCCCCTGCTCTCCATTTTAGACCAGAGTCTGTGTCATTTGGACCAGGCACTAATATGTGGAATGCGTAAGACTCCCATGTGTCCCTGCTTTGGAAACCTTTACTATCACAGCATCACAACTAATCGCAGAGAATACAAACAAGACCTGTCCAACTCAGAGGTACCAGGAACTGCAATTTGCATTAAGCCCATTATGTCTTCATACAAACACAGgaactgaaacactgctcttgttgttgctccacaaaaaaaaaaaaaaaaatacatcccatagaaaaataaataaataaaaaagttactTTAGGTCACATGGCATTATGGTCTTATTAAAGTCCCAATCAGAGCCCAAGCTTCTGGTCTCTCAAGTCAGCTCCTCCCCTTCTggaacagcccctcccccccatctgtCCTTCAGCCCAGCTCCTCCCGTGCCTTGCCCTGCTTGCGGGGCATCTTCTTACTGCTGCTGTCCTCCAGCTCTTTGCTCTTGTAGTAGTGCGGGGCCACTTCCAACAGCCAGCCGCTATCAATCTCTATCACCTGCAACAGGGAGACATAGGAGCCACACTAGATCTAAAGcaatgtaaaacacacacacacacacacgcacgcacgcacgcacgcacacagcagTCCGACAATGAACCATGAACTGGGTGCACTGACCTGTCTCATGAACTCCTTGGTGGTGAACACCAGCTCGTGGTAAATGAGCCAGCGTGGCTGCTCCTCGAACAGGGAGCTGTTAGGGTGAACGTAAACCGTCTGCTGGTGCTTCACCGTCTTGTAGCCCCCTTTGCTGAGCCTCGCTGTGTGGTAGAAGTACCCCGCAGTTAccgcctgagagagagggaggcaagGAGCCAATGCGTTTAACCTTCCCACCAACACAAACCCACGCAACCGCAGCACAAGAGACAGAGATGCAGCATCACATCacagagtgagaggagagatggagtcAGGTGTAGCCTGGCACATGTGTGTGGGGTGACTGGTGTATGGATAATGGAGGTAGCAGTAGGGTCAGTTAGAGGTGATGGAGGTAGCTATAGGGTAATTGTTACAGAGGTGATGGAAGCGGGTGTAGGGCGCCAGTTACAGAGTGATGGAGGTGGGTGTAGGGTGACAGTTATAGAGATAATGGAGGTGGGTGTAGAGTGAGGTATAGAGGTAATGGAGATGGGTGTAGAGTGAGGTATAAAGGAGATTGAGGTTGGTGTAGGGTGAATGGTGATGGGGATGGATGTAGGATAGCAGGTTTAACCTGCTTGAGGGTACGGTCACACACACCTTGCGGATGGGCATGCTGTCTCCCTGGCAGCTGCACACCTCCACCTCAATCCTGTCCATCAGCCCCTCCAGCTGCTCCCGCACATCCCGCGCACGCTTCATGGAGCGGAACTGGATGAAGTTCTCATAGCACCACTGAGTGGAGTACCCGCTCTCCACCCACTGAGACAAACACCAATCAGCAAGCAGTTAACAAGAGGCCacccactgagacacacacCAATCAGCATGCAGTTAACACAGGTCCacccactgagacacacacCAATCAGCATGCAGTTAACACAGGTCCACCCACTGAGAGACACAGTAATCAGCAATTATCAGTGGATGAACAGCACCAGTTACACACCACCTACTGTCACCTGGTAGAGATAGAAGcttaaaaacacagagaatCCCTCATACTCTCAAATagacatagacagacacacacacaaacagccaacTAAACATTACTTTCATTCCCGATCTTCCCTGTGTCTTATTCTCCCTCTGGTTCTCCCACTTATGTCATGTCCATGATAAAAATTTTCCTTAAAAGTTTCGGATGATTACACACATTTAGGAGACAGTATAATACATGCAGATTAAATGCTATGGTGTGGTACATACCTGAGTATAGACATTCAGCAGGACCATGTGATCTCCTCCAGGTACAACAAAGTTCTGCCTGGCGTTGTCGGCATGGACAACCTTGTCTTTGGGCCGGTAGAAGATGGAGTTATTCACCGACAGCATGGCAGAGATGGTTAATACCTCTTCTGAGCACTTATAcctgagggggagagggacatACTGACATACTTGAAATGCTACAAAGCCATCACATACCAATTACATACACATCATCACAACCCATatccacatacacactcctCATTAAAAGCTCTCCTTCCAATACTGCCGTCAACACAAGCACTCACTGTTCAGAAGCCAGGATCATCTTGCTCAGCATGGGGTCCACAGGTAACTCCGCCATCCTGCGACCAAGCTGTGGAGACAGACAGAACTGTTgactctgctcctctctccctcaatcttCCCCATACAGTTGCAGATCAGTGAAACTCTAATCCCACACAGTCAATCAATGCAAGCAAAACACTAAGTTACGTTTCAGAGCCTGCAATTCACTGGTCAAACAGCAGATGGAATTTTTTAATTATAGTGAaaggtttttctccccactttTCAGAGCATTCATCAATTAGTCAAGTTCAGCGAGTGAACTGATGAAGAGTCGGCTGATCAGAGGAtcctgggaaatgtaggcaGAGTAAGTACCTTGGTGAGCTCTCCACGGTGATTGAGGGCACCGAGTGCGTAAAGCTGCTCCAGGGCTAGGACAAGGGTCTCATGAGGGGGCGGATCCATGAAGTCAAAATGAATGAGGTCATTAATTCCTAAtagtaaaatggtaaaaaaaaaattagcatagtttttaatgaaatacattCAACAAATCTACCCAATATATAGGTAACATATTGATCACAATGAATTTTGCATAAACCACATGCCATCAacaaaatgtgctttatatgtGCATGTTCAAGGCAGCCTATACAGAAACCATGCTTTTTGGGATGCTTTCATACACAAACAATGGTCCTGATCAGAATGACTGCTATGGCTAACCACAGTGGCTACTGATATAGCAGACTGATCACAATCAACCGTCAATCAGCTTCCGAATGATAGATAAGTTTCATCTTGGTGTGTGAAAGGGTTTTTTGTGCAATTTGGCAGTAAGTTGTAAGGGTacgacaaaaaaaataattcagagagCTAGTGACTGACCACTTACAAACCACACTGGTcatgtacaataaaataaatatgtgtaaaGTAACACGCTCACTGCCTATATAGACACTCCTAACCAGAGGAAAATAATAGTTTTGCATTGAATATCTGGTTACTTTGGTTAAAAATGATAATGGACACCTGATTTATGTCAATTGATATGGTCTTGTAATCTGGCATTACCTTTAACATGACCAAGAGTATCACTTTCTCGCATTCATTCAATCATTGATTCATCTGCATTAGTTGCATATCCATTGCATTTATTCATAGTATGCCGCACTCGTGATATATTCAAATTAGTTTTATTCTATCTCATGCATTGTCACCCAAGATTAGCACTGGCTCAAATGCAATAATGAAAAGCCCTGATacccaaaaaatacttttacatTCAAAGGAGCAGTTTCTCAAAGCAAGCACAACACATAGCATCAACATTGGCCACAGCTGTTCACTCCAGCCCACGGAAAGCTTCAGGGTGTGCTCAGGTTTTCACTGTTCCTCCAAACGTTATGGATAAATTAATGGACCAATTTATTACACAGCTCACTCGCATCATGGGTTTTTGGGTTTGAACTGGCTGCCAAGTTTCAAGttaaaacaaaactgagctgtCCTGCGACTCTCCGAGGGCAAgagtgaaaacatacagtaacactGCTTCACAGAGAAACCTTTCCTGCACATTACCCTCAGTCCCCCAGAACCTACTTACATCATGCATTGAAATGCTTCATAATGCACCACAATTGGCTTGACGATACTTTGTTTCTACAATCTAATTCATTACATGATATTATTTATCATGCTATTTACTTCAATTATCTTATAttactgtaatgtttttgttttatgagcTGTGTTAAATTATacaaaaactaataataataataataatacatgacaAGGTGCCACATTACCAAGACTCTTCAGCAGCAGGACCACGTTGCCAAGATTGGTTCTCTGGATCTCAGGCACAGTTGTCTCCTCCATCTCGTTTTTGAAGGCCCAGGCGGTGTAGAGACGGAAGCACTTCCCAGCAGCTACTCTGCCTGCCCGCCCTGCGCGCTGATTCGCCGATGCCtgtcacatgcacagacaggtGCAGTTACAAAACAGCTATACACATAACCAAGGCTTCCACACAGGAAAACAACAGGAAAGCCACAAGTGATGACATTAAGTTCCTTTggagtcttttaaaaaaatgttttttgagattacagcacaaaaatatgtttaagtCAAGTCATGacattttcatggaattaaAGAGGATTCAaagtaataatataatttaaaaaaagaatgctgaGTTGGCTCTGCAGAGTAACAATAACATATGAGAAATATAATTCACTGGATCAGTGCCCAGATGCACTGAACAGCACCCAGATCTGTACtagattttcatttttggtgTAGGATATGTCCTTATGTGAGCAGATGAACAGCAGAAAAATGCAGAGTTTTACCCGTGAGCAGGGCGTGACGATGAGGGACTCCATGCCTGTCCGGGCGTTGTAGCTCTTCTGCTTACAGAACCCAGGGTCAATGACATAGATGATCCCATCAATGGTGAGGGAGGTCTCGGCAATGTTTGTGGCAACCACCACctaggaaaaacaaaatgtagaaTGCATCTGAATTGTTAACAAAGTACGTATATGACAGATGCATGGGGAAATAACTACAATTCCCATGAGCCACAGCACATTTTGCCAATGTGTGACAGATAGATAGACCATACCTTCCTGGCCCCTGGAGGAGTTGGAT
This window of the Anguilla anguilla isolate fAngAng1 chromosome 1, fAngAng1.pri, whole genome shotgun sequence genome carries:
- the rnf183 gene encoding E3 ubiquitin-protein ligase RNF183, encoding MSDERERANDHGSQGAKLKQLLNEKPKAESKGKASGRPGRERERERKGVGRSRSSDAERRGREARQRGDYERDRGERRERGRSEDGREREKEGQRGSAEEGDDVGDTECVVCFCTYDNIFKTPKLLSCGHTFCLECLARINVSSPEIKSLTCPVCRELTDLPHGRDLPHLGTNQDIFRKLPPDMQRAQSVRFKRSKGKLVLKKPLAGTHSSSKPSLTLPTFKKKVQEGPLGERGASLELGHTQATIVDVGRPPSRVRGRMRQLFRSDQCYYAAVAAIITVAVALMLVGILAFVVVPNVANHGAHRPPPENNTFP